A window from Argopecten irradians isolate NY chromosome 3, Ai_NY, whole genome shotgun sequence encodes these proteins:
- the LOC138318375 gene encoding uncharacterized protein — MEKDVFRNLDDLKKGANIPLCVQLKVPNTMPEHCDTEKLKRGQLFFQKNVSNCVLAMLSSLVCGLSISNLLDPLVFTKVSDTPKKSLFRYMRTLVHVIKWHHNDLWNENSPARASLDEVRQKHSAVAEAMLKQEPAGKIHLSQYDMSLVQCGFVGAIILHPQGFAIPPNVNDLDDFVYLWKFIGSRLGIMDRNNICLHSYQETFFICKQIEDDILLPALKNPPKDFELMATAFTDGLNLLHKVGLYTPEAVINFVLDVIGEKRKRQSITNELRILIFKLLVQLKLYIPGFQFLMNKLVMLFYFSVTRNQKKQKLS; from the coding sequence ATGGAAAAGGATGTCTTCAGAAACTTGGATGATTTGAAGAAAGGAGCCAACATTCCCTTATGTGTTCAACTGAAAGTGCCCAATACAATGCCAGAGCATTGTGACACAGAAAAACTTAAGAGGGGACAGTTGTTCTTCCAGAAAAATGTTTCTAATTGTGTCTTGGCAATGCTGTCTTCCCTTGTGTGTGGTTTGAGTATATCCAATTTACTGGATCCCTTGGTGTTCACAAAAGTTTCAGACACACCAAAGAAATCTCTTTTTCGCTACATGAGAACACTTGTGCATGTTATAAAATGGCATCACAATGATTTATGGAATGAAAATTCGCCTGCGAGAGCATCACTTGATGAAGTGAGACAAAAGCATAGTGCTGTAGCTGAGGCCATGTTAAAACAAGAACCTGCTGGGAAAATTCACTTATCCCAGTATGATATGTCTTTAGTGCAGTGTGGTTTTGTTGGAGCTATTATTTTACATCCTCAAGGATTTGCCATTCCCCCCAATGTCAATGATTTGGATGATTTTGTTTACCTGTGGAAATTCATTGGAAGTCGGCTCGGTATAATGGACCGAAATAACATCTGTCTTCACAGCTATCAAGAAACATTCTTTATTTGCAAACAAATTGAAGATGATATTCTATTACCAGCATTGAAAAATCCACCAAAGGACTTTGAATTAATGGCAACAGCTTTTACAGATGGCTTGAATTTGTTGCACAAAGTGGGCTTGTATACACCAGAAGCTGTGATCAATTTTGTGCTCGATGTCATCGGTGAGAAAAGAAAGCGCCAGTCCATCACAAATGAGTTgagaattttaattttcaaacttttggtTCAACTCAAATTATATATTCCTGGGTTTCAGTTTTTGATGAATAAACTGgttatgttgttttatttttcagtgaCAAGAAATCAAAAGAAGCAGAAACTGTCATGA